In a single window of the Drosophila albomicans strain 15112-1751.03 chromosome 3, ASM965048v2, whole genome shotgun sequence genome:
- the LOC117570277 gene encoding bleomycin hydrolase: MAKLSLHTEIECEPISENNHKFALSRVQLDRWRSQFYATPLNRLAQNICTTSDPIRACLRQDLTSLAMPGKIQHKLEKVIKPTADGPNWLCAGLDLLRLAMKKDCELSVPYLFYWHKLERCNYVLNSVVELLERCEPLDGRTFQYLMKHLVPDGGNWQMFVNLVQKYGIMPHKCYFVSWSASRSLHLNKMLRSKLHEFSSRLHAQFTFDGDGSNLPSMVKTMAEELYKIISICLGTPPLEFSWTFKNEKKGKTYTPMSFYQSFVVPFLTLNAQICLGHDPRLSSGYQRNYRIAYACNMVDGLQQSYNNQPVEKLLQIMVASLAAGSAVWLVCDLQAIFNTKSEVLSLVTHNFEQVFSMSVGTELNKAQRLEYKETRRNTVLLLTEVIVDEMQKPLQFRTITTAAETATKKSESNTTLQGDDDEDDTETEIETAAKRKSSKAKATVINVDWLREYAFEIVIDTLFVPLDLLHAAQTQPYVELPIWDPMGALLS, encoded by the exons ATGGCAAAGCTCTCTCTGCACACTGAAATCGAATGCGAACCGATTTCCGAAAATAATCATAAGTTTGCACTCAGTCGCGTCCAATTGGATAGATGGCGCTCCCAGTTCTATGCCACGCCCCTCAATCGTCTGGCTCAGAATATTTGCACAACAAGCGATCCCATCCGAGCATGCTTGCGTCAGGATCTAACGTCTCTGGCCATGCCGGGCAAAATTCAGCACAAGCTGGAGAAAGTGATCAAACCCACTGCGGATGGTCCCAATTGGCTATGTGCAGGGCTCGATCTGCTGCGCCTGGCCATGAAGAAGGACTGTGAACTCTCTGTTCCATATCTGTTCTACTGGCACAAGCTGGAGCGTTGCAATTATGTGCTGAACTCTGTGGTAGAGCTGTTGGAGCGTTGTGAACCGCTGGATGGACGCACCTTTCAATATTTGATGAAGCATCTGGTGCCCGATGGCGGCAATTGGCAAATGTTTGTCAATCTGGTACAGAAGTATGGCATTATGCCGCATAAGTGTTATTTCGTCAGCTGGTCAGCATCTCGCTCGCTGCATCTGAACAAGATGCTAAGAAGTAAA TTGCACGAATTCAGCAGCCGTTTGCATGCCCAATTTACCTTCGATGGAGATGGCAGCAACTTGCCCTCAATGGTCAAGACAATGGCCGAGGAGCTATACAAGATAATCAGCATTTGCTTGGGTACGCCGCCCCTAGAATTCTCTTGGACTTTCAAGAATGAAAAAAAGGGGAAGACTTACACTCCCATGAGCTTTTATCAAAGTTTCGTGGTGCCGTTCCTTACCCTGAATGCTCAAATCTGTTTGGGCCACGATCCGCGTCTCAGTTCCGGCTATCAAAGGAACTATCGCATTGCCTACGCCTGCAATATGGTAGATGGACTGCAGCAAAGCTACAACAATCAACCGGTGGAAAAGCTGCTGCAGATTATGGTGGCATCTCTGGCAGCAGGTTCAGCTGTGTGGCTCGTCTGCGATCTCCAGGCCATCTTCAATACCAAGTCCGAAGTGCTTAGCCTGGTAACGCACAACTTTGAACAGGTCTTTAGCATGTCAGTGGGAACGGAGCTCAATAAAGCCCAGCGTCTGGAGTACAAAGAAACTCGTCGTAACACGGTATTGCTGCTAACAGAAGTTATCGTAGATGAGATGCAAAAGCCGCTGCAGTTTCGGACAATCACCACAGCAGCCGAAACCGCCACCAAGAAATCGGAATCTAATACAACTTTGCAAGGCGACGATGACGAAGATGATACTGAAACTGAGATTGAGACTGCTGCCAAACGAAAGTCGTCTAAGGCCAAGGCGACAGTAATTAACGTCGATTGGCTTAGAGAATATGCCTTTGAGATAGTTATTGATACGCTCTTTGTGCCCCTTGATTTGTTGCATGCGGCACAAACGCAACCGTACGTGGAATTGCCCATTTGGGATCCCATGGGCGCGCTTCTGTCTTGA
- the LOC117570260 gene encoding gram-negative bacteria-binding protein 3, whose protein sequence is MDSVTLKEATRQLMWPHLALIFCLAVASSNAYNVPNATVKVNTPRGFEVSIPDEPGISLFAFHGKLNEEMDDLSDQTWATDIVSSRNGRWTYRNRLQKLQPGDVLYYWITVRYNGLDYHNYNLEYKVCEETKGQRSTETSDGGDANQGNARRTESGVGNVGKKDQAASKRIEVGKADNDDSQRINVEHADHENSHRINLYKFT, encoded by the exons ATGGATTCAGTTACTTTGAAGGAAGCAACACGTCAACTCATGTGGCCGCATTTAGCACTCATCTTTTGCCTGGCTGTCGCCAGCAGCAATGCCTACAATGTACCAAACGCGACTGTAAAAGTGAACACGCCTCGAGGATTTGAGGTTTCGATCCCGGATGAACCAGGCATCTCTCTGTTCGCTTTTCACGGCAAGCTCAATGAGGAAATGGATGATCTTAGCGATCAAACTTGGGCCACAGACATTGTTAGCTCTCGGAACGGACGGTGGACATATCGCAATCGGCTACAGAAGCTGCAGCCAGGTGATGTACTCTATTATTGGATAACTGTCAGATACAATGGTCTAGACTACCACAACTACAATCTGGAATACAAAGTGTGTGAAGAAACAAAAGGTCAACGAAGCACAGAAACATCTGACGGGGGCGATGCTAATCAAGGTAATGCACGACGAACAGAAAGTGGAGTAGGAAATGTCGGTAAAAAAGATCAAGCAGCCAGTAAGCGAATCGAAGTGGGAAAAGCTGATAATGACGATAGCCAACGCATTAATGTGGAACACGCTGACCATGAAAATAGTCATCGCATTAATCTATATA aATTCACATGA
- the LOC117566734 gene encoding uncharacterized protein LOC117566734 — protein sequence MVKGPFGRVRSTSAQRPYGEVSIKGNAAFWERIFDYAIGLILGPFDNYKARENNLDSSVEQPRPKTKVFSTQNDFPENDEFILFENDLPLERQQVQNTAQQIYSILDFFPKILQPGRGKIPNNQIVFFENNLPVDTLGQLPRFDGKFSILNLFPDILKLINPEKTVNHQLAPALELDEIPKQSEEPEEYLTNNDKNTVLYDDTENDSEVNDDEESGSELNDVEENDETEAANAT from the exons ATGGTTAAGGGTCCGTTTGGTCGGGTC CGGTCTACGAGTGCACAACGCCCTTATGGAGAAGTATCAATTAAAGGAAACGCTGCATTTTGGGAAAGGATCTTTGATTATGCAATTGGACTGATTCTTGGACCTTTCGATAATTACAAAGCACGAGAAAACAATTTAGATTCTAGCGTCGAACAACCTCGACCTAAGACTAAAGTATTTTCGACTCAAAACGATTTTCCTGAAAATGATGAATTTATCCTTTTTGAAAATGATCTTCCCTTGGAAAGACAACAAGTTCAAAATACGGCTCAACAAATCTACTCGATTTTAGACTTTTTTCCAAAAATTCTTCAACCAGGACGTGGAAAAATTccaaataatcaaattgtgttttttgaaAACAATCTTCCTGTGGACACGCTAGGACAACTCCCAAGATTCGATGGCAAATTTTCGattctaaatttatttcctgacattcttaaattaattaatccCGAGAAAACTGTAAATCATCAACTTGCTCCTGCTCTTGAACTTGATGAAATTCCAAAACAAAGCGAAGAACCTGAAGagtatttaacaaataatgataaaaatacTGTTTTGTATGATGATACTGAGAACGATTCTGAAGTCAatg ATGACGAAGAATCGGGTTCGGAATTAAATGATGTTGAAGAAAATGATGAAACCGAAGCTGCGAACGCGACTTAA
- the LOC117570280 gene encoding uncharacterized protein LOC117570280, whose product MKFIALFLLCSLTVGLVLAFPDNHIAVADVSAGGMHVDAISDRGTGDAASASQIARLRQSRHLLKKLFNPEPEVIVQPIIVQPQQPQPFFPAFNPYVGTGRGFGYGSFPYNRPVGY is encoded by the coding sequence ATGAAGTTCATCGCGTTATTCTTGCTGTGCAGCCTGACTGTTGGTCTGGTCTTGGCGTTTCCTGACAATCATATTGCAGTTGCTGATGTGTCAGCTGGTGGCATGCATGTTGATGCAATTTCCGACCGTGGAACAGGAGATGCCGCCTCAGCATCGCAAATTGCTCGGCTACGTCAGTCTCGTCATCTTCTGAAGAAATTGTTCAATCCCGAGCCAGAGGTGATAGTACAACCGATTATCGTgcaaccacagcaaccacagccgTTTTTTCCTGCTTTTAATCCCTATGTTGGTACTGGTCGAGGCTTTGGGTACGGTAGTTTTCCTTATAATCGACCCGTTGGTTATTGA
- the LOC127565495 gene encoding uncharacterized protein LOC127565495, whose protein sequence is MMRFICVLLVLIAVSTSAQRPYGEVSIKGNAAFWERLFGYIVGLFLGVDDDFFKERQNNLDSSVEQPRPKTKVFSTQNDFPDIFTKPENDEFILFENDLPLERQQVQNTAEQIYSILDLFPKILQPGRGKIPNNQIVFFENNLPVDTLGQLPRFDGKFSILNLFPDILKLINPEKTVNHQLAPALELDEIPKQSEEPEEYLTNNDRNDVVYDDTANDSEVNDDEESGPELNDVEANDETELANAT, encoded by the exons ATGATGagatttatttgtgttttgttggtGCTAATAGCGGTCTCTACGAGTGCACAACGCCCTTATGGAGAAGTATCAATTAAAGGAAACGCTGCATTTTGGGAAAGGCTCTTCGGATATATAGTTGGACTGTTTCTTGGAGTTGATGACGATTTTTTCAAAGAACGacaaaataatttagattCTAGCGTCGAACAACCTCGACCTAAGACTAAAGTATTTTCGACTCAAAACGATTTTCCTGACATTTTTACAAAACCTGAAAATGATGAATTTATCCTTTTTGAAAATGATCTTCCCTTGGAAAGACAACAAGTTCAAAACACGGCTGAACAAATCTACTCGATTTTAGACCTTTTCCCAAAAATTCTTCAACCAGGACGTGGAAAAATTccaaataatcaaattgtgttttttgaaAACAATCTTCCTGTGGACACGCTAGGACAACTCCCAAGATTCGATGGCAAATTTTCGattctaaatttatttcctgacattcttaaattaattaatccCGAGAAAACTGTAAATCATCAACTTGCTCCTGCTCTAGAACTTGATGAAATTCCAAAACAAAGCGAAGAACCTGAAGagtatttaacaaataatgaTAGAAATGATGTTGTGTATGATGATACTGCGAACGATTCTGAAGTCAAtg ATGACGAAGAATCGGGTCCGGAATTAAATGATGTTGAAGCAAATGATGAAACCGAATTGGCGAACGCGACTTAA
- the LOC117570279 gene encoding uncharacterized protein LOC117570279 has protein sequence MQIGLLLSLFLAVLCICHGEDVIEKCQEEHNVTDAELDSFPKDTPVESYPLKIKCYAKCTIAHLLGDDGKLVPERVYEENKGLECKERYDNYVINNEEESCDYAIKILECLHKLNTRID, from the exons ATGCAGATCGGTTTATTACTATCCCTATTCCTGGCTGTG cTTTGCATATGTCATGGCGAAGACgtaattgaaaaatgtcaaGAAGAACATAACGTAACTGATGCTGAACTGGATTCCTTTCCAAAAGATACACCCGTCGAAAGTTATCCACTCAAGATTAAGTGTTATGCCAAGTGCACCATAGCTCATCTCTTAGGAGATGATGGCAAACTTGTCCCGGAACGTGTTTATGAAGAGAATAAAGGTTTGGAGTGCAAGGAACGTTATGACAACTACGTTATCAATAATGAGGAGGAGTCATGCGATTATGCTATTAAAATTCTGGAGTgcttgcataaattaaatactagaATCGATTAG
- the LOC117569844 gene encoding uncharacterized protein LOC117569844, which translates to MDTGRFLMMFGLIAVAFCVCLASAEEVSTDKPHTHVEHRNGVDISIPGTTPSKAVLPTPQAPQAAQAAQAPQAPVPRPPLFTNLGFNNVLQNGAGSIFTRPDGRTVLLGSGGQTLVTGGDSDSDEEDDDDVRNFNSGSNVFYNSQYFSNAGYGGTTIINGYQFNIVDGGIQLKIGDKVYNYPAKDASVKSKETVDINGQQATLEYDNGNIVLQLADGTVFAKTENGIFSGNRESYENRGKLHQAALDQAARVQQEVAELQNRIQAQMQQLQANLENTFKNGNFPF; encoded by the exons ATGGATACGGGACGTTTTCTGATGATGTTCGGGCTGATTGCCGTCGCTTTCTGCGTCTGCCTTGCCAGTG CTGAGGAGGTGTCGACGGACAAGCCACACACTCATGTGGAGCATCGCAATGGCGTGGATATCTCCATACCCGGTACGACCCCGTCAAAGGCTGTGTTGCCAACACCTCAAGCCCCTCAAGCCGCTCAAGCCGCTCAAGCCCCTCAAGCACCTGTACCCCGACCCCCCCTTTTTACGAATCTAGGCTTCAACAATGTTCTACAAAATGGAGCTGGCAGCATCTTTACTCGTCCCGATGGCCGAACTGTTTTGCTTGGATCTGGAGGCCAGACACTTGTGACTGGAGGTGACTCAGATAGCGATGAggaggatgacgatgatgttAGGAACTTCAATTCTGGATCAAATGTGTTCTATAATAGCCAATACTTTAGTAATGCTGGTTATGGTGGCACTACGATTATCAATGGCTATCAATTCAACATTGTCGATGGTGGCATTCAGCTGAAGATTGGCGATAAGGTGTACAACTATCCGGCAAAGGATGCAAGTGTTAAGTCCAAAGAGACGGTCGACATCAATGGTCAACAGGCCACACTGGAGTACGACAATGGCAACATTGTCCTCCAATTGGCTGATGGCACTGTCTTTGCCAAAACCGAGAATGGCATATTCAGTGGCAATCGTGAATCATACGAGAATCGTGGAAAGCTCCACCAAGCTGCACTTGATCAAGCTGCCAGGGTGCAACAAGAGGTGGCTGAGCTGCAGAATCGCATACAAGCCCAAATGCAACAACTGCAGGCGAATCTCGAGAATACCTTCAAGAATGGTAATTTTCCTTTCTAA
- the LOC117570278 gene encoding acrosin isoform X1, producing MKLFCVVLVIYVLALTLYGVDGRGGGTRNGLEKSMGNYFRARRHAIGETALEGTQYGNEKPPPPPPHFRTRRNVVNTEDHGPPHGANDTPHMRNRRQMPPGPPPPPEGMPPPPEGMPPPPS from the exons ATGAAGCTATTTTGCGTTGTTTTGGTTATTTACGTGTTGGCGTTAACACTATACGGTGTCGATGGACGTGGCGGTGGAACCAGAAATGGTCTCGAG AAATCGATGGGAAATTATTTCAGA GCACGGCGCCATGCAATTGGAGAAACAGCTTTGGAAGGAACACAGTACGGCAACGAGAAACCCCCACCACCGCCACCTCATTTCAGA ACGCGTCGTAATGTTGTCAACACAGAGGATCATGGACCGCCCCATGGTGCGAACGATACTCCACACATGAGA AATCGTCGACAGATGCCCCCAggaccaccaccaccacctgAGGGAATGCCTCCACCGCCTGAGGGTATGCCACCACCACCATCTTAA
- the LOC117570282 gene encoding uncharacterized protein LOC117570282 encodes MGHGFRFILLLLLLVALLSAVYGMPWGGPSSNSAPAGGPAWNGGDTTDNIILRQNGGGSGNKWRY; translated from the exons ATGGGCCACGGTTTTCGATTCattctcttgctcttgctgctcGTCGCGCTGCTCAGCG CTGTTTACGGCATGCCATGGGGAGGTCCCTCGTCCAATAGTGCACCCGCCGGCGGTCCCGCCTGGAATGGTGGCGATACAACcgataatattattttgcgtCAAAATggtggcggcagcggcaacaagtGGCGCTACTAA
- the LOC117570278 gene encoding uncharacterized protein LOC117570278 isoform X2, protein MKLFCVVLVIYVLALTLYGVDGRGGGTRNGLEKSMGNYFRARRHAIGETALEGTQYGNEKPPPPPPHFRTRRNVVNTEDHGPPHGANDTPHMRKRRQIPQVPIPSDNMPVPPI, encoded by the exons ATGAAGCTATTTTGCGTTGTTTTGGTTATTTACGTGTTGGCGTTAACACTATACGGTGTCGATGGACGTGGCGGTGGAACCAGAAATGGTCTCGAG AAATCGATGGGAAATTATTTCAGA GCACGGCGCCATGCAATTGGAGAAACAGCTTTGGAAGGAACACAGTACGGCAACGAGAAACCCCCACCACCGCCACCTCATTTCAGA ACGCGTCGTAATGTTGTCAACACAGAGGATCATGGACCGCCCCATGGTGCGAACGATACTCCACACATGAGA AAACGTCGCCAAATCCCCCAAGTACCCATTCCGTCAGATAATATGCCAGTTCCGCCAATATAA